The sequence GACGGCGCCGCCGAGGCCGCCCAGGAACCGGGACCGGTCGAGGTTCACGTCCAGCATGCTGCCCCATCGAGCCTTCCGCGTCGAGGAGCGGGCGGGCCAGCCACGATCAGTCCTTGTCAGCCCCGGCCTCTGACTCCAACCGACGCTCGCGGTAGTGGCTGCGCACCCGCAGCCCGACGAGGACGATGACGACGAGGGCGACGAACCCGGCTGCCGCCCAGGTCGACGTCGACAGGAACCTCTTGTAGGTGTTGCCGAGGAAGTAGCCGAGCAGCGTGAAGCCCGTGGCCCAGATGATCCCGCCGATGGCATTGGCCCCGAGGAACCGGGGGTAGTGCATGCCCCCCATCCCGGCCAGGCCGGGGACCACCGCCCGGAGGAACGCCGTGAGCCGGCCCAGGACCACGGCCCAGGCCCCCCAGCGCCTGACGAACTCCCGGGCCTTCTCGACCCCGGCCTGGCGGCGCCGCAGGGGGCGGATCGACAGCAGTCGGGGCCCGATGAGGCGTCCGACCTCGTAGCCGACCGAGTCTCCGGCGATGGCCGCAGCGGCGGCCACGACGATCATCACCACCACGTTGACGTTGCCCTGCGACGCGATCACCCCGCCCAGGATGACCGCCGTCTCGCCCGGCAGGACGAAGCCCAGCAGCACCGCCGCCTCGCCGAAGGCCAGGGCGGCGACGAGCCCGTACACGACGGGGCCGTGCAGGGAGAGGATGTGGTTGGCGATCGACGTCAAGCGCCTCCAGTCTGGCCGCGCTGTGGCCGGATTGGCAGCCCCACCCGGCGCCCCGCTTCACCAGGTCCCCGGCTCCTTTACCCTGTGAGAGTGACCCTCCGGACCCGCCTGACGGTCGCTCTGGTGCTGAACCTGGG is a genomic window of Acidimicrobiales bacterium containing:
- a CDS encoding DedA family protein is translated as MTSIANHILSLHGPVVYGLVAALAFGEAAVLLGFVLPGETAVILGGVIASQGNVNVVVMIVVAAAAAIAGDSVGYEVGRLIGPRLLSIRPLRRRQAGVEKAREFVRRWGAWAVVLGRLTAFLRAVVPGLAGMGGMHYPRFLGANAIGGIIWATGFTLLGYFLGNTYKRFLSTSTWAAAGFVALVVIVLVGLRVRSHYRERRLESEAGADKD